Proteins from a genomic interval of Garra rufa chromosome 4, GarRuf1.0, whole genome shotgun sequence:
- the LOC141334063 gene encoding uncharacterized protein → MAQSSCRCYCSVPCCSNNKHKFPYLSFHDFPVDAEIRVRWVRAIKRDEGPSFKILRGSTYVCSQHFTPEDIITSASGRTRIKKGAKPSRLPWNDWGKGRASQAGQPVYQRARKHFRAAVLDESQEMPVGDFTEEALLGGLAKEHDYAYHPSPGKLDAATRRIQELELQVLSLEREIQQLIVKQQQQQQPLIFKFCVTDEDFRYYTRFSSKEVFTVFWESVYPSASRLVYWSKAQRTAQGTPSPQRKLPLIDELFMFLCRVAAGLLEKTLSSIFEVSLSTVSRIILTWTSYLYQVLGSLPLWMTREQVQATMPDKFKLYCPQVRVIKDCTEIRCETASSLLLQSETFSNYKNHTTFKGLIGIAPCGVITFVSKLYTGSISDIEITRQSQILQLLQPEDGVMADKGLQIEKMRSQVGATLIIPPLKTSNQLSTEDTQKTQAIARLRILVERAIRRVKEYHIWDGLVPLSMAGSVNQLWAICCLLSKYQGPLDIKGDKPV, encoded by the exons ATGGCACAGTCATCTTGTAGATGCTATTGTAGTGTTCCTTGTTGTTCAAACAACAAACATAAATTTCCCTATTTAAGTTTCCACGATTTTCCAGTGGACGCTGAAATTCGTGTTCGTTGGGTTAGGGCGATCAAAAGAGACGAGGGACCAAGTTTTAAAATACTCCGTGGGAGCACCTACGTGTGTAGTCAGCACTTTACCCCAGAGGATATAATTACATCAGCCAGTGGACGAACCAGGATTAAGAAAGGAGCAAAGCCGTCTAGATTACCCTGGAATGACTGGGGTAAAG GAAGAGCCTCACAAGCTGGACAGCCGGTTTACCAGAGAGCAAGGAAGCATTTTAGGGCTGCAGTCCTAGATGAATCTCAGGAGATGCCTGTAGGAGACTTCACGGAGGAGGCACTGCTGGGTGGATTAGCAAAAGAACATGACTATGCCTACCATCCTTCTCCTG GTAAACTGGATGCTGCCACAAGGAGAATTCAAGAGTTGGAGCTTCAGGTTTTGTCACTAGAACGTGAAATCCAGCAGCTGATAGttaagcagcagcagcagcagcagcctctgATTTTCAAGTTCTGTGTCACAGATGAGGACTTTCGTTATTACACTAGGTTCAGCTCAAAGGAGGTCTTCACTGTGTTTTGGGAGTCCGTTTACCCTTCTGCTTCAAGACTTGTGTACTGGTCCAAGGCACAACGAACAGCACAAGGGACACCGAGCCCTCAGCGAAAACTTCCGCTCATTGATGAACTGTTCATGTTTCTCTGTCGTGTTGCAGCTGGGCTTTTGGAGAAAACCCTGTCATCCATCTTTGAGGTCAGCTTGTCTACCGTTAGTCGCATCATCTTAACATGGACAAGCTACCTTTACCAGGTTCTTGGCTCGCTACCATTGTGGATGACGAGAGAGCAAGTGCAGGCCACAATGCCTGACAAGTTCAAGCTCTACTGCCCTCAGGTGAGAGTGATAAAAGACTGCACCGAGATCCGTTGTGAAACCGCATCTTCTCTCTTACTACAGTCGGAAACATTTTCCAACTATAAAAACCACACCACCTTTAAAGGTCTAATTGGCATTGCCCCATGTGGGGTTATCACATTTGTATCTAAATTGTACACAGGCTCCATCTCCGATATAGAAATAACTCGCCAATCACAGATCTTGCAGTTACTTCAACCAGAAGATGGAGTAATGGCTGACAAGGGGCTCCAAATTGAGAAAATGCGGTCACAGGTGGGGGCAACCCTCATCATCCCTCCACTGAAAACATCAAATCAGCTCAGCACAGAGGACACCCAGAAAACACAGGCTATTGCCCGTCTGAGAATTTTAGTTGAGAGGGCGATACGCAGGGTGAAGGAGTACCACATTTGGGATGGGCTTGTTCCTCTTTCTATGGCAGGTTCAGTCAATCAGCTGTGGGCCATCTGTTGCCTACTGTCAAAATATCAGGGACCTCTTGATATCAAAGGAGACAAACCCGTCTGA